Proteins from a single region of Gammaproteobacteria bacterium:
- a CDS encoding DUF4365 domain-containing protein, which produces MQPDLPEESESQEIGQHAVIAFRGLHPVDWRVTQTDGDTDAGLDMQIQLVNQRRYKGIFNAQIKGSRQQREDGKNKKLNADGTFISVNVSLSTLNYYLRVGNPVMLVFVDLTVDPNPRKCKAYYLWLNEELDELRGDHHSLDHLHKANHIFRMPVTNSLDDTTNVVDYLMHEQDKRLRLNSLYTVISSHVEDPTTAIGQLGNKFSSTPIALASITAEVDSPWIDAPHGSIAKQLHVISNLLSSNNLDLSSDELDRISQRISEASDHELAEYYFQMARLLDLMGKYSEALPKYEIAHSKYPSIRKYHLGLLESRLLSQYGNKQEEQILLNQILEKTGPEYARLKAKLYALLGSYEKALEVLGSEDDNEVFVSRALVSFLKKDYESCARYCENELLRAGITKRQQLTLLEFKSRSYFIIGMGRSIDDNTDEIYPFSGVPGMIVEIMRKAWSGFKLA; this is translated from the coding sequence ATGCAACCAGATCTTCCAGAAGAAAGCGAAAGCCAAGAAATAGGCCAACATGCAGTTATCGCATTCCGTGGTTTACACCCAGTTGATTGGAGAGTAACCCAAACCGATGGCGATACTGATGCAGGCCTTGACATGCAGATACAGTTAGTAAATCAGAGAAGATATAAGGGAATATTCAATGCACAAATAAAAGGTTCAAGACAACAAAGGGAAGATGGGAAAAATAAAAAACTTAATGCAGATGGAACCTTCATTTCTGTAAACGTTAGCTTATCAACGCTGAATTATTATCTTCGTGTAGGTAATCCTGTGATGTTAGTTTTTGTCGATCTAACCGTCGACCCAAATCCACGAAAGTGTAAAGCATATTATCTTTGGCTGAATGAGGAACTCGATGAACTTCGAGGCGACCACCATTCTCTAGATCATCTACATAAAGCTAATCACATCTTTCGAATGCCCGTTACTAACTCTTTAGATGATACCACTAATGTGGTGGATTACTTGATGCATGAGCAAGATAAGCGCCTCAGACTCAATTCGTTATATACCGTTATAAGCTCACACGTAGAAGATCCAACAACTGCCATAGGTCAGCTAGGTAACAAATTTTCTTCTACGCCGATCGCACTAGCATCTATCACAGCCGAAGTGGATAGCCCGTGGATAGATGCTCCACATGGTAGTATCGCAAAACAACTTCATGTCATATCTAATTTACTATCTTCAAATAATTTAGATCTTTCATCTGATGAGCTAGATAGAATTAGTCAAAGAATTAGTGAGGCTAGCGATCACGAACTTGCAGAATATTACTTTCAAATGGCTCGATTGCTAGATTTGATGGGAAAATATTCCGAAGCATTACCAAAATATGAGATCGCACATAGTAAGTACCCTTCAATAAGGAAGTATCATCTTGGCTTGCTTGAGTCTAGATTGCTTTCACAATATGGTAATAAACAAGAAGAGCAGATTTTATTAAATCAGATTCTAGAAAAGACAGGGCCAGAGTACGCGCGATTAAAGGCTAAATTATATGCTCTCCTAGGTTCATATGAAAAAGCATTAGAAGTCTTAGGGAGTGAAGATGATAATGAGGTATTTGTTTCTCGAGCACTCGTCTCCTTCTTAAAGAAAGACTACGAAAGTTGCGCCCGATATTGTGAGAATGAGTTATTACGGGCAGGAATTACAAAGCGTCAACAATTAACCCTTCTAGAATTTAAATCACGATCCTATTTCATTATTGGCATGGGTCGGTCTATCGATGATAACACCGATGAAATCTACCCATTTTCTGGCGTGCCAGGCATGATTGTTGAAATTATGCGTAAAGCATGGAGTGGTTTTAAGTTAGCATAG
- a CDS encoding sulfotransferase, translated as MAKLSVDQMLHRAKSHERKGEFEEARALYKGVLQDFPGNTRARQALVQLGVAGQSADTGRNPPQETLDHLMGLYDQGQHAAVAEQALGLTPAFPDSFVLWNLLGASGAQVGRRDIAEKAFRRASELNPAFPDAHSNLGNILKEQGRLDEAAACYVRALELNPDFAAAHNNLGNVLRGQGRLDEAVASFSRALALKPYFVDAHCNLFELHEKSNQLDAARDAIEAMQRAFPLLPAELKLRKAIYHFRMKEYDAVIAEIRGIGDGILRGNQEIRRLELLSKALEKANHFNDAFLYMHRMNALIVSTYRELDEPASRYLEHIEARRLDLQSASRERPAVRAHDNQDEPVFLVGFPRSGTTLLDTFLRGHPEVEVIEEKPMMALSASHIGEFRPLAQIEALGDEELSLMRRLYFGELKKHVRSEGRNIIIDKFPLNLVYAPEMHALFPNARYILALRHPLDCMLSNYKQNFRLNAPMYLMSDLMRASALYDNAMSIFRLCQERYDLRVHNVRYEDLTHDAEGVIRSLVSFLGMEWDSGVLDHKQTARQRRMIDTPSYSQVVEDVYKDSTHLWKRYEAHLKPFIPRMKYWMDQFGYI; from the coding sequence ATGGCGAAGCTGTCCGTTGATCAAATGCTTCATCGAGCGAAGTCGCATGAGCGTAAAGGCGAGTTCGAGGAGGCGCGCGCTTTATATAAGGGTGTGCTCCAGGACTTTCCGGGCAACACGCGCGCCAGGCAGGCGCTCGTCCAACTGGGCGTGGCCGGCCAGTCGGCAGATACCGGCCGGAACCCGCCGCAGGAAACGCTCGATCACCTCATGGGCCTCTATGACCAGGGCCAGCACGCCGCCGTAGCCGAACAGGCGCTCGGGCTGACGCCGGCATTCCCCGATTCGTTCGTGCTGTGGAACCTGCTGGGGGCCTCCGGCGCACAAGTCGGGAGGAGAGACATCGCCGAGAAGGCGTTTCGCCGCGCCTCCGAACTCAACCCGGCGTTCCCCGACGCGCACAGCAATCTCGGCAATATCCTGAAGGAGCAGGGCAGGCTCGACGAGGCCGCCGCCTGCTATGTCCGCGCGCTCGAACTGAACCCCGACTTCGCCGCCGCCCACAACAACCTCGGCAATGTGCTCAGGGGCCAGGGCAGGCTCGACGAGGCGGTCGCCAGTTTCTCCCGTGCGCTCGCGCTGAAGCCGTACTTCGTCGATGCGCACTGCAATCTGTTCGAGCTCCATGAAAAATCCAATCAACTGGATGCGGCACGCGACGCGATAGAGGCGATGCAGCGGGCGTTCCCGCTGCTGCCGGCGGAATTGAAGCTGCGGAAGGCGATCTATCACTTCAGGATGAAGGAATACGACGCGGTGATCGCGGAGATCCGCGGGATAGGCGATGGCATCCTCAGGGGGAACCAGGAAATCCGCCGGCTCGAACTGCTTTCCAAGGCGCTCGAGAAGGCCAATCACTTCAACGATGCCTTCCTGTACATGCACAGGATGAACGCGCTGATCGTGTCCACGTACCGGGAGCTGGACGAACCGGCATCGAGGTATCTGGAGCATATCGAGGCAAGGAGGCTCGACCTGCAGTCCGCCAGCCGGGAACGGCCGGCCGTAAGGGCGCATGACAATCAGGACGAGCCCGTCTTCCTGGTCGGCTTTCCGAGATCCGGCACCACCTTGCTCGACACGTTCCTCCGCGGCCACCCGGAGGTCGAGGTCATCGAGGAAAAACCGATGATGGCGCTGTCGGCCTCTCATATTGGAGAATTCAGGCCGCTGGCGCAGATCGAGGCGCTGGGTGATGAGGAATTGAGCCTGATGCGCAGGCTCTATTTCGGCGAGCTGAAGAAACACGTCCGGTCGGAAGGCAGGAATATCATCATCGATAAATTCCCGCTGAACCTCGTCTATGCGCCGGAGATGCACGCCCTGTTTCCGAATGCCCGCTACATCCTGGCGCTGCGGCACCCGCTCGACTGCATGCTGAGCAACTACAAGCAGAACTTCCGCCTGAACGCGCCGATGTACCTGATGTCGGACCTCATGCGGGCGTCGGCGCTGTACGACAACGCGATGTCCATCTTCCGCCTCTGCCAGGAGCGCTACGACCTGCGCGTGCACAATGTGCGCTACGAAGACCTGACGCATGACGCCGAGGGCGTCATCCGGTCCCTCGTCTCGTTCCTGGGCATGGAATGGGACAGCGGCGTGCTGGATCACAAGCAAACCGCCCGGCAACGGCGGATGATCGACACCCCCAGCTACAGCCAGGTCGTGGAAGACGTATACAAGGACTCCACCCACCTGTGGAAGCGGTATGAGGCGCACCTCAAGCCGTTTATCCCCAGGATGAAGTATTGGATGGATCAGTTCGGGTATATATAG
- a CDS encoding YbdD/YjiX family protein: MRSSLKAFWRAVRQLSGDDAYERYLEHHSMHHADQPTLTRAEFFRRWQEEKWSGTRRCC, from the coding sequence ATTCGGTCCTCTCTGAAGGCATTCTGGCGCGCGGTGCGCCAGCTCTCGGGCGACGACGCCTACGAACGCTACCTCGAGCATCATTCCATGCATCACGCCGACCAGCCGACGCTCACCCGCGCCGAATTCTTCCGCCGCTGGCAGGAAGAGAAGTGGAGCGGTACCCGGCGCTGCTGCTGA
- a CDS encoding ABC transporter permease, whose protein sequence is MRLDGFSLRRWVGIMVKEFTQLRRDRLTFGMIIGIPVMQLLLFGFAINADPKSLPTAVLSQDNSQVARTLVSALQASQYFRVVRHAESEEELDTLFAHGEAQFALTIPPGFERGLMRGERPALLLEADATDPTATANALGALNGIARSALAHDLKGVLADRAPEELPVDLRVQRRYNPEGITAYNIVPGLLGVILTMTMILMTGLAMTRERERGTFENLLATPALPIEVMTGKIVPYILIGLIQVTLILLAARFIFFVPMVGSLLLLYCVVLVFIAANLTLGITFSSIARNQLQAMQMTFFFFLPSILLSGFMFPFRGMPEWAQAIGNVLPLTHFLQLVRGILLKGDTLHELWPQLWPILAFMAAVLGLGLRFYKRTLD, encoded by the coding sequence ATGAGGCTCGACGGCTTTTCCCTGCGCCGCTGGGTCGGCATCATGGTGAAGGAGTTCACCCAGCTCCGCCGCGACCGCCTGACCTTCGGCATGATCATCGGCATCCCGGTCATGCAGCTGCTGCTGTTCGGCTTCGCCATCAACGCCGACCCGAAATCCTTGCCGACGGCGGTGCTGTCGCAGGACAACAGCCAGGTCGCGCGCACGCTGGTCAGCGCGCTGCAGGCGAGCCAGTACTTCAGGGTGGTGCGGCACGCCGAGAGCGAAGAGGAGCTGGACACCCTGTTCGCACACGGCGAGGCGCAGTTCGCGCTGACCATCCCGCCCGGTTTCGAGCGCGGCCTGATGCGCGGCGAGCGCCCGGCGCTGCTGCTGGAGGCGGACGCGACCGATCCCACCGCGACCGCCAACGCGCTCGGCGCGCTGAACGGCATCGCCAGGAGCGCGCTGGCGCACGACCTCAAAGGCGTGCTCGCCGACCGGGCGCCGGAAGAGCTGCCGGTGGACCTGCGCGTGCAGCGCCGCTACAACCCGGAGGGCATCACCGCCTACAACATCGTGCCCGGCCTGCTCGGCGTGATCCTCACCATGACCATGATCCTGATGACCGGGCTCGCGATGACGCGCGAGCGCGAGCGCGGCACCTTCGAGAACCTGCTCGCGACGCCGGCGCTGCCCATCGAGGTGATGACCGGCAAGATCGTGCCCTACATCCTGATTGGCCTGATCCAGGTGACGCTGATCCTGCTCGCCGCGCGCTTCATCTTCTTCGTCCCGATGGTGGGCAGCCTGCTGCTGCTCTACTGCGTGGTGCTGGTGTTCATCGCCGCCAACCTGACGCTGGGCATCACCTTCAGCTCCATCGCCCGCAACCAGTTGCAGGCGATGCAGATGACGTTCTTCTTCTTCCTGCCGTCGATCCTGCTGTCCGGTTTCATGTTTCCCTTCCGTGGCATGCCCGAATGGGCGCAAGCCATTGGCAACGTGCTGCCGCTGACGCACTTCCTGCAGCTCGTGCGCGGCATCCTGCTCAAGGGCGATACGCTGCACGAACTGTGGCCGCAGCTGTGGCCGATACTCGCCTTCATGGCAGCGGTGCTGGGGCTGGGATTGAGGTTTTATAAGCGGACACTGGACTAG
- the acs gene encoding acetate--CoA ligase: MSSSDIDSILIENRSFEPPAAFAAGARIDAKALAAMHRAAEKDHAGFWAALAQTELDWHTPFTQALDVSRAPHFRWFHDGTLNVSYNCLDRHLAMDGSKTAIVFEGEKGDTRTLTYTELHRETCRLANALKQRGVTKGDRVIIYMPMVPEAVIAMQACARIGAIHSVVFGGFSANALKDRIEDAGAKVVITADGGHRGGKVIALKAAADQAIEHSAVKPECVIVLKRSGENIPMQAGRDVWWHDAVAKVDDKCDPVWVEAEHPLFILYTSGSTGKPKGIQHSSAGYLLGAVTTMKWVFDHRADDIYWCTADVGWVTGHTYVAYGPLAVGGTVMMYEGAPTVPDPGRFWAICQRHGVTVFYTAPTAIRALMKFGEEIPARYDLSRIRLLGTVGEPINPEAWMWYHKVIGHERCPIVDTWWQTETGANMIAPIPGAVATKPGSCTIPLPGIDAAIVDDKGNPVTQPDKGGYLVIRKPWPSMLRTIWGDDARYVDTYWSKFNNRYYLAGDSARRDKDGCFWIMGRIDDVLNVSGHRLGTMEVESALVAHPKVAEAAVVGHPDPIKGEGIFAYVVLKGERPAPGTDKALKEELRAWVAEQIGPIAKPDDIRFSDNLPKTRSGKIMRRLLRTIARGEEITQDTSTLENEGILQQLRGKE, from the coding sequence ATGTCCAGCTCCGATATCGATTCCATCCTGATCGAAAACCGCTCGTTCGAACCGCCGGCCGCCTTCGCCGCCGGCGCGCGCATCGATGCGAAGGCGCTCGCCGCAATGCACCGCGCGGCGGAGAAGGACCACGCCGGCTTCTGGGCCGCGCTGGCGCAGACCGAGCTGGACTGGCACACGCCCTTCACCCAGGCACTGGATGTCAGCCGCGCGCCGCACTTCCGCTGGTTCCACGACGGCACGCTCAACGTCTCGTACAACTGCCTCGACCGCCACCTGGCGATGGACGGCAGCAAGACCGCGATCGTGTTCGAGGGCGAGAAAGGCGATACGCGCACGCTCACCTACACCGAGCTGCACCGCGAGACGTGCAGGCTCGCCAACGCGCTGAAGCAGCGCGGCGTGACGAAAGGCGACCGCGTCATCATCTACATGCCGATGGTGCCCGAGGCGGTGATCGCGATGCAGGCCTGCGCGCGCATCGGCGCGATCCACTCGGTGGTGTTCGGCGGCTTCTCCGCCAACGCGCTGAAGGACCGCATCGAGGACGCCGGCGCCAAGGTCGTCATCACCGCCGACGGCGGCCACCGCGGCGGCAAGGTCATCGCGCTGAAGGCTGCCGCCGACCAGGCCATCGAGCACTCGGCAGTGAAGCCGGAATGCGTCATCGTGCTCAAGCGCAGCGGCGAAAATATCCCCATGCAAGCCGGGCGCGACGTCTGGTGGCACGACGCCGTCGCCAAGGTCGATGACAAGTGCGATCCGGTGTGGGTCGAGGCCGAGCACCCGCTGTTCATCCTCTACACGTCGGGATCGACAGGAAAGCCCAAGGGCATCCAGCACTCCAGCGCCGGCTACCTGCTCGGCGCGGTCACCACCATGAAGTGGGTGTTCGACCACCGCGCCGACGACATCTACTGGTGCACCGCCGACGTCGGCTGGGTCACCGGCCACACCTACGTCGCCTACGGCCCGCTCGCCGTCGGCGGCACCGTGATGATGTACGAAGGCGCGCCCACCGTGCCCGATCCCGGCCGCTTCTGGGCCATCTGCCAGCGCCACGGCGTCACCGTGTTCTACACCGCGCCGACCGCGATCCGCGCGCTGATGAAATTCGGCGAGGAGATTCCCGCGCGCTACGACCTGTCGCGCATCCGCCTGCTCGGCACCGTCGGCGAGCCGATCAACCCCGAAGCGTGGATGTGGTACCACAAGGTCATCGGACACGAGCGCTGCCCGATCGTCGATACCTGGTGGCAGACCGAGACCGGCGCCAACATGATCGCGCCGATCCCCGGCGCGGTCGCCACCAAGCCCGGCTCCTGCACCATCCCGCTGCCCGGCATCGACGCCGCCATCGTCGACGACAAGGGCAATCCCGTCACGCAGCCGGACAAGGGCGGCTACCTGGTGATCAGGAAGCCGTGGCCGTCGATGCTGCGCACCATCTGGGGCGACGATGCGCGCTACGTCGACACCTACTGGTCCAAGTTCAACAACCGCTATTACCTCGCCGGCGACAGCGCGCGGCGCGACAAGGACGGCTGCTTCTGGATCATGGGCCGCATCGACGACGTGCTCAACGTCTCCGGCCACCGGCTCGGCACCATGGAGGTCGAGTCCGCGCTGGTCGCGCACCCGAAGGTCGCGGAGGCCGCCGTCGTCGGCCACCCCGACCCGATCAAGGGCGAAGGCATCTTCGCCTACGTGGTGCTGAAGGGTGAACGCCCCGCACCCGGCACCGACAAGGCCTTGAAGGAGGAACTGCGCGCCTGGGTCGCCGAACAGATCGGCCCGATCGCCAAACCGGACGACATCCGCTTCTCTGACAACCTGCCGAAGACGCGGTCAGGAAAGATCATGCGACGGCTGCTGCGCACGATCGCGCGCGGGGAAGAGATCACGCAGGATACGTCGACGCTGGAGAATGAGGGGATATTGCAGCAGTTGAGGGGGAAGGAATAA
- a CDS encoding ABC transporter ATP-binding protein, with translation MGAGGQAGGQPAAARQRQAAILRARAGGRRPARGAENQGDVRRLRRRARGRNQLCLARRRVHTAGDLQSRGAREAGVHDRGAAESGRCRAPEARPAGGCQPVNDALAIDVRGLNKHFGDKHVVKDFSLQVKPGEIFGFLGPNGSGKTTSIRMLCGLLTPDSGSGTCLGYDVVRQTRAIKREVGYMTQRFSLWEDLTIRENLDFIARMYGMSDRRAAVTRALDELGLTSRQNQLSGTLSGGWKQRLALAACMMHEPRLLLLDEPTAGVDPKARRDFWQEIHALAARGISVLVSTHYMDEAERCHRLAYISYGSLLSSGTVDEVIAQSPLESWVVHGPDLAQLERQLRGLPGIAQVTPFGNTLHVAGVDAAALQIAIAPFRADAKYRWERSAATLEDVFIHLMDGAGGSR, from the coding sequence GTGGGTGCCGGCGGGCAAGCCGGTGGTCAGCCTGCTGCCGCCCGGCAACGTCAAGCTGCGATTCTTCGTGCCCGAGCCGGTGGTCGGCGGCCTGCGCGTGGGGCAGAAAATCAAGGCGACGTGCGACGGCTGCGGCGCCGCGCTCGAGGCCGCAATCAGCTATGTCTCGCCCGCCGCCGAGTTCACACCGCCGGTGATCTACAGTCGAGAGGCGCGCGAGAAGCTGGTGTTCATGATCGAGGCGCGGCCGAGTCCGGCCGATGCCGCGCGCCTGAAGCCCGGCCAGCCGGTGGATGTCAGCCTGTGAACGACGCGCTCGCCATCGACGTGCGCGGGCTCAACAAGCACTTCGGCGACAAGCACGTGGTGAAGGACTTCTCGCTGCAGGTGAAGCCCGGCGAGATCTTCGGCTTTCTCGGCCCCAACGGCAGCGGCAAGACCACCTCGATCCGCATGCTGTGCGGCCTGCTCACCCCCGACAGCGGCAGCGGCACCTGCCTCGGCTACGACGTCGTGCGCCAGACGCGCGCGATCAAGCGCGAGGTCGGCTACATGACGCAGCGCTTCTCGCTGTGGGAAGACCTCACCATCCGCGAGAACCTCGATTTCATCGCGCGCATGTACGGTATGTCCGACCGCCGCGCGGCGGTGACGCGCGCGCTCGACGAGCTCGGCCTCACCTCGCGGCAGAACCAGCTTTCCGGGACGCTGTCCGGCGGCTGGAAACAGCGTCTCGCGCTCGCCGCCTGCATGATGCACGAGCCCAGGCTGCTGCTGCTCGACGAGCCGACCGCCGGCGTCGATCCCAAGGCGCGGCGCGACTTCTGGCAGGAGATCCACGCGCTCGCTGCCCGCGGCATTTCGGTGCTGGTCTCCACCCACTACATGGACGAGGCCGAGCGCTGCCATCGCCTTGCCTACATCTCCTACGGCTCGCTGCTGTCCAGCGGCACCGTGGACGAGGTGATCGCGCAGTCGCCGCTGGAGAGCTGGGTGGTGCACGGGCCGGACCTGGCGCAGCTCGAGCGGCAATTGCGCGGCCTGCCCGGCATCGCCCAGGTGACGCCCTTCGGCAACACGCTGCACGTGGCGGGCGTCGACGCCGCCGCGCTCCAGATCGCCATCGCGCCGTTCCGCGCCGACGCGAAATACCGCTGGGAGCGCAGCGCGGCGACGCTGGAGGACGTCTTCATCCACCTGATGGACGGCGCGGGCGGTTCCCGATGA